One Prodigiosinella aquatilis DNA window includes the following coding sequences:
- a CDS encoding cobalamin-independent methionine synthase II family protein, translated as MTQTLPPFRADVVGSLLRPAAIKQAREQFQAGEIDAAQLRTIEDQEILRAVELQRNTGLQVVTDGEFRRAWWHFDFFEGLNGVERYEAEQGIQFNGIQTKSRGIKVTGKVSFNPQHPMLADFRYLNAIAGDAVAKMTIPSPSVMHFRGGRKAIDSTIYPDLGTYFDDLAQTWRDAIKAFYDAGCRYLQLDDTVWAYLCSDDQKRQIRERGEDPQQLCRIYADVLNKALIGKPDDLIIGLHVCRGNFRSTWISEGGYEPVAKTLFGEVNVDAFFLEYDSERAGGFEPLRYIKPGHQQVVLGLITTKNGELENVQDVESRIAEAAKYVDIKQLCLSPQCGFASTEEGNSLSEDAQWNKLKLVVDIAQRVW; from the coding sequence ATGACACAAACACTTCCTCCGTTTCGTGCCGACGTTGTCGGTAGTTTGTTGCGTCCCGCAGCAATTAAACAGGCTCGTGAGCAGTTTCAGGCAGGTGAGATTGACGCCGCTCAATTGCGGACCATAGAAGATCAGGAAATTCTGCGTGCGGTTGAGTTGCAGCGGAACACCGGATTGCAGGTGGTGACTGATGGTGAATTTCGTCGTGCCTGGTGGCATTTTGATTTTTTTGAAGGGTTGAACGGTGTTGAGCGTTATGAAGCCGAGCAAGGCATTCAGTTCAACGGTATTCAGACCAAGTCCCGTGGCATAAAAGTAACCGGTAAAGTGAGTTTCAACCCACAACATCCCATGCTGGCAGACTTCCGTTATCTGAACGCTATTGCGGGCGATGCGGTGGCGAAGATGACCATACCCAGTCCAAGCGTGATGCATTTTCGTGGCGGTCGTAAGGCTATTGATAGCACCATTTACCCCGATCTGGGCACCTACTTTGACGATTTGGCACAGACTTGGCGTGATGCCATTAAAGCGTTTTATGATGCAGGTTGCCGTTATTTGCAACTGGATGACACGGTATGGGCTTATCTGTGTTCTGACGATCAGAAGCGCCAAATCCGTGAACGTGGTGAAGATCCACAACAACTGTGCCGTATTTATGCGGATGTGCTGAATAAAGCGTTGATTGGCAAACCAGACGATCTGATTATCGGACTGCATGTTTGCCGGGGGAATTTCCGTTCGACCTGGATTTCCGAAGGGGGCTATGAACCGGTGGCCAAAACCCTGTTTGGTGAAGTGAATGTCGATGCTTTCTTTCTGGAGTATGACTCGGAGCGTGCAGGGGGATTTGAGCCGTTGCGCTATATCAAGCCGGGACACCAACAAGTTGTACTGGGGCTTATCACGACTAAAAATGGCGAATTGGAAAATGTACAGGATGTAGAAAGTCGTATTGCTGAAGCGGCAAAATATGTCGACATAAAACAGCTTTGTCTGAGTCCGCAGTGTGGCTTCGCGTCAACGGAAGAGGGCAACAGCCTGAGCGAAGACGCTCAGTGGAACAAGCTGAAACTCGTGGTCGATATCGCCCAGCGTGTGTGGTGA